From the Esox lucius isolate fEsoLuc1 chromosome 21, fEsoLuc1.pri, whole genome shotgun sequence genome, one window contains:
- the spice1 gene encoding spindle and centriole-associated protein 1 isoform X1, which produces MSFVRFGRSQHIQGKRSAVRSKKASSTKREWVSTVHDLSVHKATPEELSRRHDMHRSHNQAVAHWELKEKAMRRKRSNGLLGSPPPLDPASLNIIREVFSGQFQLQDVLARSDRAMAVVKDLFGDAPRRQTGFPSVTMAPDCGSDYDLPVLQKPETPTQLSLLSQSMMDPQALNELDDWEGEHCEQGSVPSTSNISDTDTRYRVNTRKMKAKSLTRGGTRQSNRNHQGSAVSPPQTPCGSGGTREQAALNATGKIQRVRSKQPLSEPEECSSLVSQVLNPDPPITHSARKSRPSKASRGRSTETGLDGLALSSLSGNQSSMGLLQGLLDQVEVELEGQGPEEPPTAPGGDGTAGAQRSTQGLTGFSVALVSTLVRLARLLRQRTEEAQKERKERRRLEEDMKEQRVLIDALTAETLALREESAVLQAGLQQRASGLEERLDAMVLALGGLGVLRGDGDDEARDAGSVATDCPVTFCDLELPGLCPAVLLSPPRQRDNRPRSQTSAGCSLPLCNAPSLPTPSLASWPHPDSTPPEAPNSDPDPLFPQPSQDAVLSQIAELTRQNTLIRAQLGQFYPASPPPGSEVSKGQSSSRGSPGDKTEKRGSVTNGTGRTTPQAVGERETQPYEEEQETQQPVVSERPGSVEQRLLELNRQSAAARSRLLELIEQQKQSSFSSSVSPSVSPIPPLSGGLYPEPLAEQDLSPLGSRGSRLSAGMVSPQNLGAQSKRSRTPVDKLKGEGWFALSTHVK; this is translated from the exons ATGTCGTTTGTGAGGTTTGGCCGTTCACAGCACATTCAGGGAAAACGGTCTGCAGTGCGTTCAAAGAAGGCCAGTTCGACTAAGAGAGAGTGGGTG AGCACCGTCCATGACCTTTCTGTACACAAAGCTACACCGGAGGAGCTG AGTCGTCGCCATGATATGCATCGGTCCCATAACCAAGCGGTGGCCCATTGGGAGCTGAAAGAGAAAGCTATGAGACGCAAAAGGAGTAACGGCCTTCTCGGTAGCCCTCCACCGCTTGACCCCGCCAGCCTCAATATCATCAGAGAA GTTTTCTCTGGGCAGTTCCAGCTGCAGGATGTCCTGGCCAGGTCAGACAGAGCCATGGCAGTGGTCAAGGACCTATTTGGAGATGCTCCTCGCAGGCAGACTG ggttcCCCAGTGTAACAATGGCTCCTGACTGTGGGTCTGACTACGACCTGCCCGTCCTGCAGAAACCAGAGACCCCGACACAGCTCTCACTGCTCAGCCAGTCAATGATGGACCCGCAG GCTCTGAATGAGCTGGACGACTGGGAAGGAGAACACTGTGAACAAGGAAGTGTCCCTTCTACGTCGAACATTTCCGATACGGATACCAG ATACAGGGTGAACACCCGCAAGATGAAAGCCAAGTCTTTGACAAGAGGCGGGACGCGGCAATCTAACCGCAACCACCAGGGGTCAGCAGTCAGCCCACCTCAGACTCCCTGTGGCTCAGGGGGAACCCGAGAACAAGCAG CTCTGAATGCTACAGGTAAGATCCAGCGTGTGCGATCCAAACAGCCCCTTTCAGAACCTGAGGAGTGTTCATCCCTGGTCAGTCAGGTTCTGAACCCCGACCCTCCCATAACCCACTCAG CGAGGAAGAGCCGGCCCTCAAAGGCCAGCAGGGGGCGCTCTACTGAAACAGGCCTGGATGGGTTGGCCCTCAGCTCTCTGAGTGGGAACCAGTCCAGCATGGGGCTGCTGCAAGGCCTGCTGGACCAGGTGGAAGTGGAGCTGGAGGGCCAGGGCCCAGAGGAACCTCCCACAGCCCCAGGAGGAGATGGGACAGCAGGAGCACAGCGCAGCACTCAGGGCCTCACTGGCTTCTCTGTGGCCCTGGTGTCTACCCTGGTCCGCCTGGCCAGACTACTCCGACAG AGAACGGAGGAGGCCcagaaggagaggaaggagcGGAGAAGGCTGGAGGAAGATATGAAAGAGCAGCGGGTATTGATAGACGCCCTCACAGCTGAGACCCTGGCCTTGAGAGAGGAGAGCGCCGTACTACAA GCTGGTCTGCAGCAGAGGGCCAGCGGGCTGGAGGAGAGGCTGGACGCCATGGTCCTGGCGCTGGGGGGCTTGGGGGTGCTGCGTGGAGACGGAGATGATGAGGCCCGAGACGCTGGCAGCGTAGCTACAG ACTGTCCTGTAACCTTCTGTGACCTGGAGCTGCCTGGTCTCTGTCCAGCAGTGCTGCTGTCTCCTCCTCGGCAGAGAGACAACCGCCCACGCAGTCAAACCTCAG CCGGTTGCTCTTTGCCTCTCTGCAAcgccccctctctccccaccccttcCCTCGCCAGCTGGCCCCACCCTGACTCTACACCCCCTGAGGCCCCCAACTCGGACCCTGACCCCCTCTTCCCCCAGCCTTCCCAGGATGCTGTGCTGTCTCAGATTGCCGAGCTGACCCGTCAGAACACCCTCATACGGGCTCAGCTGGGGCAATTCTACCCAGCTTCCCCTCCCCCAGGATCGGAGGTTAGCAAAGGTCAAAGTTCAAGCAGAGGATCACCTGGAGAcaaaacagagaagagagggtCTGTCACAAATGGAACGGGCCGAACAACCCCCCAGGCagttggagagagggagacacagccctatgaggaggaacaggaaacCCAGCAG CCTGTTGTGTCAGAGCGCCCCGGCAGTGTGGAACAGCGCCTCCTTGAGCTCAACAGGCAGAGTGCAGCAGCCAGGAGCAGATTGCTAGAGCTaatagaacaacagaaacagagCTCCTTCTCATCCAGTGTCTCCCCCTCTGTGTCCCCCATACCACCACTCTCAG GGGGACTTTACCCAGAGCCACTGGCTGAACAGGATCTGTCTCCCCTGGGCAGCAGAGGCAGTAGGCT GTCTGCTGGTATGGTCTCTCCACAGAACCTTGGAGCACAGTCCAAAAGGAGCAGGACTCCg GTGGACAAGCTGAAAGGAGAAGGCTGGTTTGCGTTGTCCACACATGTTAAATAA
- the spice1 gene encoding spindle and centriole-associated protein 1 isoform X2 translates to MHRSHNQAVAHWELKEKAMRRKRSNGLLGSPPPLDPASLNIIREVFSGQFQLQDVLARSDRAMAVVKDLFGDAPRRQTGFPSVTMAPDCGSDYDLPVLQKPETPTQLSLLSQSMMDPQALNELDDWEGEHCEQGSVPSTSNISDTDTRYRVNTRKMKAKSLTRGGTRQSNRNHQGSAVSPPQTPCGSGGTREQAALNATGKIQRVRSKQPLSEPEECSSLVSQVLNPDPPITHSARKSRPSKASRGRSTETGLDGLALSSLSGNQSSMGLLQGLLDQVEVELEGQGPEEPPTAPGGDGTAGAQRSTQGLTGFSVALVSTLVRLARLLRQRTEEAQKERKERRRLEEDMKEQRVLIDALTAETLALREESAVLQAGLQQRASGLEERLDAMVLALGGLGVLRGDGDDEARDAGSVATDCPVTFCDLELPGLCPAVLLSPPRQRDNRPRSQTSAGCSLPLCNAPSLPTPSLASWPHPDSTPPEAPNSDPDPLFPQPSQDAVLSQIAELTRQNTLIRAQLGQFYPASPPPGSEVSKGQSSSRGSPGDKTEKRGSVTNGTGRTTPQAVGERETQPYEEEQETQQPVVSERPGSVEQRLLELNRQSAAARSRLLELIEQQKQSSFSSSVSPSVSPIPPLSGGLYPEPLAEQDLSPLGSRGSRLSAGMVSPQNLGAQSKRSRTPVDKLKGEGWFALSTHVK, encoded by the exons ATGCATCGGTCCCATAACCAAGCGGTGGCCCATTGGGAGCTGAAAGAGAAAGCTATGAGACGCAAAAGGAGTAACGGCCTTCTCGGTAGCCCTCCACCGCTTGACCCCGCCAGCCTCAATATCATCAGAGAA GTTTTCTCTGGGCAGTTCCAGCTGCAGGATGTCCTGGCCAGGTCAGACAGAGCCATGGCAGTGGTCAAGGACCTATTTGGAGATGCTCCTCGCAGGCAGACTG ggttcCCCAGTGTAACAATGGCTCCTGACTGTGGGTCTGACTACGACCTGCCCGTCCTGCAGAAACCAGAGACCCCGACACAGCTCTCACTGCTCAGCCAGTCAATGATGGACCCGCAG GCTCTGAATGAGCTGGACGACTGGGAAGGAGAACACTGTGAACAAGGAAGTGTCCCTTCTACGTCGAACATTTCCGATACGGATACCAG ATACAGGGTGAACACCCGCAAGATGAAAGCCAAGTCTTTGACAAGAGGCGGGACGCGGCAATCTAACCGCAACCACCAGGGGTCAGCAGTCAGCCCACCTCAGACTCCCTGTGGCTCAGGGGGAACCCGAGAACAAGCAG CTCTGAATGCTACAGGTAAGATCCAGCGTGTGCGATCCAAACAGCCCCTTTCAGAACCTGAGGAGTGTTCATCCCTGGTCAGTCAGGTTCTGAACCCCGACCCTCCCATAACCCACTCAG CGAGGAAGAGCCGGCCCTCAAAGGCCAGCAGGGGGCGCTCTACTGAAACAGGCCTGGATGGGTTGGCCCTCAGCTCTCTGAGTGGGAACCAGTCCAGCATGGGGCTGCTGCAAGGCCTGCTGGACCAGGTGGAAGTGGAGCTGGAGGGCCAGGGCCCAGAGGAACCTCCCACAGCCCCAGGAGGAGATGGGACAGCAGGAGCACAGCGCAGCACTCAGGGCCTCACTGGCTTCTCTGTGGCCCTGGTGTCTACCCTGGTCCGCCTGGCCAGACTACTCCGACAG AGAACGGAGGAGGCCcagaaggagaggaaggagcGGAGAAGGCTGGAGGAAGATATGAAAGAGCAGCGGGTATTGATAGACGCCCTCACAGCTGAGACCCTGGCCTTGAGAGAGGAGAGCGCCGTACTACAA GCTGGTCTGCAGCAGAGGGCCAGCGGGCTGGAGGAGAGGCTGGACGCCATGGTCCTGGCGCTGGGGGGCTTGGGGGTGCTGCGTGGAGACGGAGATGATGAGGCCCGAGACGCTGGCAGCGTAGCTACAG ACTGTCCTGTAACCTTCTGTGACCTGGAGCTGCCTGGTCTCTGTCCAGCAGTGCTGCTGTCTCCTCCTCGGCAGAGAGACAACCGCCCACGCAGTCAAACCTCAG CCGGTTGCTCTTTGCCTCTCTGCAAcgccccctctctccccaccccttcCCTCGCCAGCTGGCCCCACCCTGACTCTACACCCCCTGAGGCCCCCAACTCGGACCCTGACCCCCTCTTCCCCCAGCCTTCCCAGGATGCTGTGCTGTCTCAGATTGCCGAGCTGACCCGTCAGAACACCCTCATACGGGCTCAGCTGGGGCAATTCTACCCAGCTTCCCCTCCCCCAGGATCGGAGGTTAGCAAAGGTCAAAGTTCAAGCAGAGGATCACCTGGAGAcaaaacagagaagagagggtCTGTCACAAATGGAACGGGCCGAACAACCCCCCAGGCagttggagagagggagacacagccctatgaggaggaacaggaaacCCAGCAG CCTGTTGTGTCAGAGCGCCCCGGCAGTGTGGAACAGCGCCTCCTTGAGCTCAACAGGCAGAGTGCAGCAGCCAGGAGCAGATTGCTAGAGCTaatagaacaacagaaacagagCTCCTTCTCATCCAGTGTCTCCCCCTCTGTGTCCCCCATACCACCACTCTCAG GGGGACTTTACCCAGAGCCACTGGCTGAACAGGATCTGTCTCCCCTGGGCAGCAGAGGCAGTAGGCT GTCTGCTGGTATGGTCTCTCCACAGAACCTTGGAGCACAGTCCAAAAGGAGCAGGACTCCg GTGGACAAGCTGAAAGGAGAAGGCTGGTTTGCGTTGTCCACACATGTTAAATAA